From the Oryza glaberrima chromosome 5, OglaRS2, whole genome shotgun sequence genome, one window contains:
- the LOC127772983 gene encoding UDP-glycosyltransferase 88B1-like: MTTKTFVLFPSLGVGHLNPMVELAKHLRRRGLGVIIAVIDPPNNDAMSADAMARLAAANPSVTFRILPAPASPDPGAHHVKRNLDTLRLANPVLREFLRSLPAVDALLLDMFCVDALDVAAELAIPAYFFFPSPASVLAVFSHLPYYYRNAPSLREMDKAALIRFPGIPPIRNVDMLATVKDKESETTKIRLYQFKRMMEGKGVLVNSFDWLEPKALKALAAGVCVPDMPKPRVYLIGPLVDAGKKIGSGAERHACLPWLDAQPRRSVVFLCFGSQGAFPAAQLKELAHGLESSGHRFLWTVRSPPEEQSTSPEPDLERLLPAGFLERTKGRGMVVKNWVPQAEVVQHEAVGAFVTHCGWNSTLEAIMSALPMMCWPLYAEQAMNKVIMVEEMKIAVSLDGYEEGGLVKAEEVETKVRLVMETEEGRKLREKLVETRDMALNAGKDSGSSEVAFDKFMRDLEKSRLENGVRS, from the coding sequence ATGACGACAAAGACGTTTGTGCTGTTCCCGTCGCTGGGCGTCGGCCACCTGAACCCCATGGTGGAGCTAGCCAagcacctgcgccgccgcggcctcggcgTCATCATCGCGGTGATCGATCCGCCCAACAACGACGCCATGTCGGCCGACGCGATggcgcgcctcgccgcggccAACCCTTCCGTCACGTTCCGCAtcctgccggcgccggccagcCCGGACCCCGGCGCGCACCATGTCAAGCGCAACCTCGACACGCTCCGGCTCGCCAACCCCGTGCTCCGCGAGTTCCTCCGCTCACTGCCCGCCGTCGACGCACTCCTGCTCGACATGTTCTGCGTCGACGCGCTCGACGTCGCGGCCGAGCTCGCCATCCCCGCCTACTTCTTCTTTCCCTCCCCGGCCAGCGTCCTCGCCGTCTTTTCCCACCTCCCGTATTACTACCGCAACGCGCCGTCGTTGAGGGAGATGGATAAGGCGGCGCTCATCCGATTTCCCGGCATTCCGCCGATCCGCAACGTCGACATGCTGGCCACGGTGAAGGACAAGGAGAGCGAGACGACCAAGATCAGGTTGTACCAGTTCAAGCGGATGATGGAAGGGAAGGGCGTGCTGGTGAACAGCTTCGACTGGCTGGAGCCCAAGGCCCTGAaagcgctcgccgccggtgtcTGCGTGCCCGACATGCCCAAGCCCAGAGTCTACTTAATCGGGCCACTGGTCGACGCCGGCAAGAAGATAGGGAGCGGCGCCGAGAGGCACGCGTGCCTCCCGTGGCTTGACGCCCAGCCGCGGCGGAGCGTCGTGTTCCTCTGCTTCGGCAGCCAGGGCGCGTTCCCGGCGGCGCAGCTGAAGGAGTTAGCTCATGGGCTGGAGAGCTCCGGCCACCGATTCCTGTGGACCGTGAGGAGCCCACCGGAGGAGCAGTCCACATCACCGGAGCCGGACCTGGAGCGGCTGCTTCCGGCGGGGTTCTTGGAGAGGACGAAGGGCAGAGGCATGGTGGTCAAGAACTGGGTGCCACAGGCGGAGGTGGTGCAGCACGAGGCGGTAGGCGCGTTCGtgacgcactgcgggtggaactcgacgctggagGCGATCATGTCGGCGCTGCCGATGATGTGCTGGCCGCTGTACGCGGAGCAGGCGATGAACAAGGTGATCATGGTGGAGGAGATGAAGATCGCCGTGTCGCTCGACGGGTACGAGGAGGGAGGGTTGGTGAAAGCCGAGGAAGTGGAGACGAAGGTGAGGCTGGTGATGGAGACCGAGGAAGGGAGAAAGCTCAGGGAGAAACTGGTGGAGACGAGGGACATGGCGTTGAATGCCGGCAAGGATAGTGGGTCTTCTGAAGTGGCATTTGATAAGTTCATGAGAGATTTGGAGAAGAGCAGATTGGAGAATGGAGTTCGCAGCTGA
- the LOC127773074 gene encoding anthocyanidin 5,3-O-glucosyltransferase-like yields the protein MGQSSSLLPSIKRARGRSGDHSTVYPPVPPLYKLARKFKATMKKTMVLYPGLSVSHFLPMMQFADELIDRGYAITVALIDPVFQQHIAFPATVDRVISSKPAIRFHRLPRVELPPAITTKDNDFSLLGYLDLVRRHNECLHDFLCSMPPGGAHALVVDPLSVEALDVAKRLNVPGYVFHPGNASALAIHLQLPLIRAEDQPSFRELGDTPLELPGLPPIPASYLYEELLEDPESEVYKAIMDLFHRDIQDSNGFLLNTSESLEARVVNALRDAALPLFYCVGPLVEKAGERRETAERHECLVWLDLQPDRSVVFLCFGSVGIGNHSKEQLKEIAVGLEKSGHRFLWVVRAPIVANDDPEKPYNPWADPDLEALLPAGFLERTSGQGAVVKQWAPQVDVLHHRATGAFVTHCGWNSVLEGITAGVPMLCWPLYSEQKMNKVLMVEDMGIAVEMVGWQQGLVTAEEVEAKVRLVMESEAGNQLRARVTTHKEAAAVAWGDGGSSRAAFAEFLLDADSRQSH from the coding sequence ATGGGGCAATCTAGTTCTCTTCTCCCCTCAATCAAACGAGCCAGAGGTAGGTCGGGAGACCACTCTACAGTCTACCCTCCAGTGCCTCCACTGTACAAACTAGCCAGAAAATTCAAAGCCACCATGAAGAAGACCATGGTTCTCTACCCCGGCCTCTCCGTCAGCCACTTCCTCCCCATGATGCAGTTCGCCGACGAGCTCATCGACCGCGGCTACGCCATCACCGTCGCACTCATCGACCCCGTCTTCCAGCAGCACATCGCCTTCCCTGCCACCGTCGACCGTGTCATCTCATCCAAGCCCGCCATACGCTTCCACAGGCTCCCACGCGTCGAGCTCCCTCCGGCCATCACCACCAAAGACAACGACTTCTCCCTCCTCGGATACTTGGACCTCGTGAGGCGACACAATGAGTGCCTCCATGACTTCCTGTGTTCCATGCCTCCCGGTGGTGCACACGCCCTCGTCGTGGACCCTCTGTCCGTAGAAGCCCTCGACGTCGCCAAGAGGCTCAACGTTCCCGGCTACGTCTTCCACCCGGGGAACGCCAGCGCCCTCGCCATCCACCTCCAGCTTCCATTGATCCGTGCAGAGGATCAGCCGAGCTTCAGGGAGCTAGGAGACACCCCTCTCGAGCTCCCTGGCCTCCCACCCATTCCGGCTTCTTACCTCTATGAGGAACTTCTCGAGGACCCGGAGAGCGAAGTGTACAAGGCCATAATGGATTTGTTTCACAGAGATATTCAGGACTCCAATGGCTTCCTGCTGAACACGTCCGAGTCGCTGGAGGCGCGGGTGGTGAACGCGCTCAGGGACGCGGCGTTGCCGCTCTTCTACTGCGTTGGGCCGTTGGTCGAGAAGGCcggcgagaggagagagacggCCGAGAGGCACGAGTGCCTCGTATGGCTCGACCTGCAACCGGACCGCAGCGTCGTGTTCCTCTGCTTTGGTAGCGTGGGCATAGGCAACCACTCCAAAGAGCAGCTCAAGGAGATTGCCGTCGGGCTAGAGAAGTCCGGCCACCGGTTTCTGTGGGTGGTGCGCGCCCCCATCGTCGCTAATGACGATCCGGAGAAACCATACAACCCCTGGGCCGATCCTGATCTCGAAGCGCTCCTCCCGGCGGGGTTCTTGGAGCGAACCAGTGGCCAGGGCGCCGTAGTCAAGCAATGGGCGCCGCAGGTGGACGTGCTCCATCACCGGGCGACTGGCGCGTTCGTGACGCACTGCGGATGGAACTCGGTGCTGGAGGGGATCACCGCGGGTGTGCCAATGCTGTGCTGGCCGCTCTACTCTGAGCAGAAGATGAACAAGGTTCTCATGGTGGAGGACATGGGCATCGCTGTGGAGATGGTCGGGTGGCAGCAGGGCCTTGTCACGGCAGAGGAGGTCGAGGCCAAGGTGAGGCTGGTCATGGAATCCGAGGCAGGCAACCAACTCAGGGCGCGGGTCACGACGCACAAGGAAGCCGCAGCCGTTGCATGGGGCGACGGCGGATCGTCGCGCGCGGCGTTTGCCGAGTTCCTGTTGGACGCAGACAGCCGACAGTCTCACTAG